The following coding sequences lie in one Rickettsiella endosymbiont of Rhagonycha lignosa genomic window:
- the putA gene encoding bifunctional proline dehydrogenase/L-glutamate gamma-semialdehyde dehydrogenase PutA codes for MSFPLISVKKNPLRLAIAQAYYADETACVKQLLQLAAVPRQVSERIAQRAVKLIEQIRAQRLSKGGLDAFLYEYDLSSEEGIALMCLAEALLRIPDSDTIDALLKDKITNADWASHLGQSASFFVNASTWGLVLTGKLLQSNQTGGLGNVLRRFVGRSSAPIIRKAVKQAMQVLGRQFVMGQNIDEALKRAKAYEAKGYRFSYDMLGEAARTEKDAERYFQSYQTAIIAIGKAASVKSVNDAPGISVKLSALHPRYEFAKKEVVVPFLIKQLKTLALAAKANNISLTVDAEEADRLDISLDIIGAVFCDPDLAHWEGFGLAVQSYQKRAPFVIDWLVDLAKKQNKRWMVRLIKGAYWDTEIKNAQLKGLQSYPVFTRKAATDVCFVACAKKILAHSAEIYPQFATHNAYTLATVLELAGKNRDFEMQCLHGMGYTLYDHIVGPKNLNIPCRVYAPVGGHEDLLAYLVRRLLENGANTSFVNRIIDPTIPIDEMLEDPVQKLYQLDRIPHPKIPLPRDIYGPARKNSRGIDFSDSETWEPLASKIEIAAKKSYCAGPLIKGVLVEGEKIRAISNPANPQEIIGHVSMASVEQLEQAISNAHQINFTWANTSVDNRAACLERAADLFEQRLSEFMALAVKEGGKTLNDALAEVREAVDFCRYYAMRARLDLIPQLLPGPTGEENWLSVQGRGVIACISPWNFPLAIFIGQVTAALVTGNTVIAKPASQTPLIATAAVKLLYEAGIPGDVLQLLPASGAVIGPKITFDPRIKGIVFTGSTETAREINQGLASREGGILPFIAETGGQNAMIVDSSALKEQVVVDVLNSAFGSAGQRCSALRVLFVQEEMADSLIEMLCGAMAELKLGDPSELFTDVGPVIDSAAKKTLQEHFDRMSQEAKLLYQCKLPSGLDQTNFFAPSLFELSSLDLLKREVFGPILHVIRYAAKDREQVIHAINHTGYGLTLGIQSRIQHTVDTISRQVHVGNQYVNRSMIGAVVGVQPFGGEGLSGTGPKAGGPHYLPRLCLERSLSINTTAAGGNASLLCLEE; via the coding sequence ATGTCGTTTCCCCTAATATCAGTTAAAAAAAATCCCTTAAGATTGGCTATAGCGCAAGCTTATTATGCCGACGAAACAGCCTGTGTTAAACAATTATTGCAATTAGCAGCTGTACCACGCCAAGTGTCAGAAAGAATTGCACAACGCGCAGTTAAATTAATTGAACAAATTCGTGCGCAGCGTTTATCGAAAGGCGGTTTAGACGCTTTTTTATACGAATATGATCTATCCAGTGAAGAAGGTATTGCACTGATGTGCTTGGCGGAAGCACTGTTGCGAATTCCCGATAGTGATACCATAGATGCCTTATTAAAAGATAAAATTACCAATGCGGATTGGGCTTCTCATCTTGGCCAAAGTGCTTCTTTCTTTGTTAATGCCAGCACCTGGGGATTAGTGTTAACCGGGAAATTGTTACAGTCGAACCAAACGGGCGGTTTAGGTAATGTTTTACGCCGCTTTGTTGGTCGAAGCAGTGCGCCCATTATCCGAAAAGCGGTTAAGCAAGCGATGCAGGTGTTAGGTCGCCAATTTGTGATGGGTCAAAACATCGACGAAGCATTAAAAAGAGCTAAAGCTTATGAGGCAAAAGGCTATCGTTTTTCTTATGATATGTTGGGCGAAGCAGCTCGTACTGAGAAAGACGCTGAACGTTATTTTCAGTCTTATCAAACCGCAATCATCGCAATTGGTAAAGCAGCTTCAGTCAAATCAGTGAACGATGCACCGGGTATTTCCGTTAAGTTATCTGCATTGCATCCACGTTATGAGTTTGCAAAAAAAGAAGTGGTGGTTCCCTTCTTAATTAAACAATTAAAAACCTTAGCTTTGGCGGCAAAGGCCAACAATATATCGCTGACAGTCGATGCCGAAGAAGCGGATCGTTTAGATATTTCCTTAGATATTATTGGCGCGGTATTTTGCGATCCTGATTTAGCGCATTGGGAAGGATTTGGTTTGGCCGTTCAGTCTTATCAAAAGCGCGCGCCTTTTGTTATTGATTGGCTGGTTGATCTGGCTAAAAAACAAAATAAACGTTGGATGGTTCGATTAATTAAAGGGGCTTATTGGGATACGGAAATTAAAAATGCACAATTAAAGGGATTACAATCCTATCCTGTATTTACGCGCAAAGCAGCGACGGATGTTTGTTTTGTTGCCTGTGCAAAAAAAATACTGGCACACTCTGCAGAAATTTATCCGCAGTTTGCTACACATAATGCTTATACCTTAGCGACGGTACTCGAGTTGGCTGGAAAGAATCGAGATTTTGAAATGCAATGTTTACATGGTATGGGGTATACCTTGTACGATCATATCGTAGGACCTAAAAATCTTAATATTCCTTGTCGTGTGTATGCACCGGTGGGTGGGCATGAAGATTTGCTTGCGTATTTGGTTAGACGTTTGTTAGAAAATGGTGCAAATACCTCATTTGTTAACCGCATAATTGATCCGACCATTCCTATCGATGAAATGTTAGAAGATCCTGTTCAAAAATTATATCAATTAGATAGGATTCCACACCCTAAAATTCCTTTACCGAGAGATATTTATGGGCCTGCACGTAAAAATTCTCGCGGCATCGATTTCTCGGATAGCGAAACCTGGGAACCATTGGCTAGCAAAATAGAAATAGCGGCTAAAAAGTCATACTGCGCTGGGCCTTTAATTAAAGGTGTTTTAGTGGAGGGCGAAAAAATCCGGGCTATTAGCAATCCGGCTAATCCACAGGAAATCATAGGGCATGTCAGTATGGCCAGTGTTGAACAACTCGAACAGGCAATAAGTAATGCTCATCAGATAAACTTTACTTGGGCTAATACATCGGTAGACAATCGTGCGGCTTGCTTAGAACGTGCTGCGGATCTTTTTGAACAACGCTTGAGTGAATTTATGGCTTTAGCCGTCAAAGAGGGTGGTAAAACACTAAATGATGCACTCGCTGAAGTGCGCGAAGCAGTCGATTTTTGTCGTTACTATGCCATGCGCGCACGCTTAGATTTAATACCGCAATTATTGCCAGGGCCAACCGGTGAAGAAAATTGGTTAAGTGTGCAAGGCCGGGGTGTTATCGCTTGTATTAGCCCGTGGAATTTTCCTTTAGCAATTTTTATTGGTCAAGTGACCGCCGCCTTAGTGACCGGAAATACCGTGATTGCTAAGCCGGCAAGTCAAACACCCTTAATTGCTACGGCAGCGGTAAAACTTTTATATGAAGCGGGAATTCCTGGGGATGTATTACAACTTTTACCTGCAAGCGGTGCAGTGATTGGGCCAAAAATAACATTTGATCCGCGAATTAAAGGGATAGTATTTACCGGTTCCACTGAAACGGCGCGTGAAATCAATCAGGGGTTAGCAAGTCGTGAAGGTGGGATCCTACCTTTCATTGCTGAAACGGGTGGACAAAACGCAATGATCGTTGATTCATCCGCGCTTAAGGAACAAGTGGTGGTGGATGTATTGAATTCAGCTTTTGGTAGTGCCGGCCAACGTTGTTCGGCATTACGTGTATTGTTTGTGCAAGAAGAAATGGCGGATTCTTTAATTGAAATGCTATGCGGGGCGATGGCAGAACTCAAATTAGGTGATCCTAGCGAGTTGTTTACGGATGTTGGTCCCGTAATTGACAGTGCCGCTAAAAAAACTTTACAAGAACATTTTGATCGCATGTCCCAAGAAGCTAAATTGCTTTATCAATGCAAGTTGCCGAGTGGGTTGGATCAAACAAATTTCTTTGCACCGAGTCTATTTGAATTAAGTAGCTTGGATCTTTTAAAACGAGAAGTTTTTGGTCCTATCTTGCATGTTATTCGTTATGCCGCTAAAGATCGTGAACAAGTAATCCATGCCATCAATCATACTGGATATGGTTTGACCTTAGGTATCCAAAGTCGTATCCAACATACTGTAGATACGATTTCACGTCAGGTGCATGTCGGAAACCAATATGTTAACCGCTCTATGATAGGTGCAGTGGTGGGTGTACAACCTTTTGGTGGTGAAGGCCTTTCTGGAACGGGACCTAAGGCAGGCGGACCGCATTATTTACCTCGTCTTTGCTTAGAACGTTCATTATCCATCAATACGACGGCGGCTGGAGGTAATGCCTCTTTGCTCTGCCTGGAGGAGTAA
- a CDS encoding cation:proton antiporter, with the protein MDHSFVFSIFVIFTGAAVLATIALYTRQSLLVAYILLGLILGPSCLKLVPNLGLARGIGDIGIIFLLFLVGLDLTPQEFYRSLRKTAIVTLVFSALFTTIGFAVGYLFSFTLLESVLIGASLIFSSTIIGLKLLPTLALHHKPIGETMISVLLLQDLLAIGMLLFVHGAHMTGSKLADLGLTLITFPSLLAFAFVVQRYFISKLFIRFDRVQEYLFLVALGWCLGLAELSRALGLSAEIGAFLAGVSIAEGPIAVFIADNLKPLRDFCLIMFFFAIGASFDLHYLPMVFIPALLLAGLVLLIKPWLFQVLLQMSGEKKYIAREVGLRLGQASEFSLLIAYLAAETTPALIGDKANYLIQAVTILTFVGSSYWVVLRYPTPLALNEKMRVD; encoded by the coding sequence ATGGATCATAGTTTTGTTTTTTCTATTTTTGTTATTTTTACTGGCGCTGCGGTATTAGCAACGATTGCATTGTATACACGTCAATCTTTGTTAGTCGCTTATATTTTATTAGGATTGATTTTAGGTCCCAGTTGTTTAAAGTTAGTGCCAAATTTAGGTTTGGCACGTGGTATTGGCGACATCGGTATTATCTTTTTGTTATTTTTAGTCGGTTTAGATTTAACACCACAAGAGTTTTATCGAAGTTTACGTAAAACAGCCATTGTAACCTTAGTCTTCAGTGCATTATTTACTACGATTGGTTTTGCAGTCGGTTATCTGTTTAGTTTTACACTCTTAGAAAGTGTATTAATAGGCGCCAGTTTAATTTTTTCGAGTACCATTATCGGTCTTAAGTTATTGCCCACCTTAGCGTTACACCATAAACCGATTGGTGAAACTATGATCAGTGTTTTGTTGCTACAAGACTTATTAGCAATAGGTATGTTGTTATTTGTGCACGGTGCACATATGACGGGTTCTAAATTAGCCGATCTGGGTTTAACCTTAATTACTTTTCCTTCCTTACTCGCTTTTGCTTTTGTCGTACAGCGTTATTTCATAAGTAAATTATTTATTCGTTTTGATCGTGTGCAAGAATATCTTTTTTTAGTTGCACTCGGTTGGTGTTTAGGATTAGCAGAATTGTCACGCGCTTTAGGCTTATCCGCAGAAATTGGTGCTTTTTTAGCCGGTGTATCGATAGCAGAAGGACCGATTGCCGTGTTCATCGCTGATAATTTAAAACCACTGCGTGATTTTTGTTTAATCATGTTTTTCTTTGCTATTGGTGCAAGTTTTGATTTACATTATTTACCCATGGTATTTATACCGGCATTGTTATTAGCAGGATTGGTGTTGTTAATCAAACCTTGGTTGTTTCAGGTATTATTGCAAATGTCGGGTGAAAAAAAATATATAGCGCGCGAAGTGGGTTTACGTTTAGGACAGGCTAGTGAATTTTCTTTATTGATTGCCTATTTAGCCGCAGAAACAACGCCTGCCTTGATCGGTGATAAAGCCAACTATCTGATCCAAGCGGTCACTATTTTGACGTTTGTGGGCTCATCTTATTGGGTGGTTTTACGTTATCCTACACCTTTGGCCTTGAATGAAAAGATGCGTGTAGACTAA
- a CDS encoding 2-oxo acid dehydrogenase subunit E2, with protein MSSLKEIHVPDLGNVAAAAIIEIPVKIGQDIAVEDALITLESDKASMDIPSPLAGKLRELKVKKGDKVSKGDLIAIIETEESNASTEKAVRKKRSISDTASPAVAPEIDSKNIKKEEEVVSGSAELEQEIDTEEEDKGDIHAGPGVRRLAREFGIDLNKISGTGQKGRIIKEDLQKFVKAHLSQGSSSQMGLPSAPEIDFNQFGRTEKLALSRIKKLTAQYLHRNWLLVPHVTQFNEADITELEVFRKAQTGFAAKQNIKLTPLVFIMKAVVTSLKAFPSFNASLSADGEELILKKYYHIGIAVDTPEGLVVPVIRDVDKKSLLELAQELGKVSLKAREKQLTNVDLQGSSFTISSLGGIGGTAFTPIVNVPDVAILGVSKAQFKPFYQDGEFVPRLMLPLSLSYDHRVIDGAEGARFIMHLSACLSDIRRWLL; from the coding sequence TTGTCTAGTTTAAAAGAAATACATGTTCCAGATTTAGGTAATGTTGCTGCTGCGGCAATTATCGAAATACCCGTTAAAATAGGCCAAGATATTGCTGTCGAAGATGCATTAATTACGCTAGAAAGTGATAAAGCATCGATGGATATTCCATCACCTTTAGCCGGAAAGTTAAGAGAATTAAAAGTCAAGAAAGGGGATAAAGTTTCAAAAGGTGATTTGATTGCAATCATTGAAACAGAAGAATCAAATGCATCGACTGAAAAAGCGGTGAGGAAAAAACGATCAATTTCAGATACCGCTTCACCCGCGGTTGCGCCAGAAATAGACAGTAAAAATATAAAAAAAGAGGAAGAAGTTGTATCTGGATCCGCTGAACTTGAGCAAGAAATAGATACAGAAGAAGAGGACAAAGGTGATATCCATGCAGGTCCTGGTGTCCGACGTTTAGCGCGAGAGTTTGGTATCGATCTGAATAAAATTTCCGGTACCGGACAAAAAGGTCGTATCATCAAAGAAGACTTACAGAAATTTGTTAAAGCACATTTAAGTCAAGGTTCTAGTAGTCAGATGGGTTTACCTAGCGCGCCGGAAATTGATTTTAATCAATTCGGTAGAACAGAAAAGCTGGCTTTATCACGAATTAAAAAATTAACTGCACAATATTTGCATCGTAATTGGTTGTTAGTTCCGCATGTAACACAGTTTAATGAAGCAGATATCACTGAATTGGAAGTTTTTCGCAAAGCGCAAACAGGGTTTGCAGCCAAACAAAATATTAAATTAACGCCATTAGTTTTTATTATGAAAGCGGTAGTCACCAGTTTAAAAGCATTTCCCTCTTTTAATGCTTCTTTATCGGCTGATGGCGAAGAGTTAATCCTAAAAAAATATTATCATATTGGTATTGCTGTCGATACACCAGAAGGTTTAGTGGTACCGGTGATTAGGGATGTGGACAAAAAAAGTCTTTTAGAATTAGCCCAGGAATTAGGGAAGGTGAGTCTGAAAGCGCGCGAAAAACAATTGACGAATGTGGATTTGCAAGGCAGTTCATTTACTATTTCAAGTTTAGGTGGTATCGGTGGTACAGCATTTACACCCATAGTCAATGTACCGGATGTCGCTATTTTAGGTGTGTCTAAAGCACAGTTTAAACCGTTCTATCAGGATGGAGAGTTCGTGCCACGATTAATGTTACCTTTATCGCTATCGTATGATCATCGTGTCATCGATGGTGCGGAGGGAGCGCGTTTTATTATGCATTTAAGCGCATGTTTATCAGATATTCGTCGTTGGCTACTGTAG
- the lpdA gene encoding dihydrolipoyl dehydrogenase encodes MAELEIKKTEVLILGSGPGGYSAAFRAADLGKKVILVEREPTLGGVCLNVGCIPSKALLHAAKVIEDASAMAEYGVSFGKPKIDIQQLRTWKDSVVKKLTGGLSLLAKQRKVECVFGDGKFTGKNELTVGKQKIVFEQAIIAVGSQPISLAFLPEDPRIIDSTGALELKEVKGNLLVLGGGIIGMEMATVYHALGSDITVVEAGDMIINGADKDIVMPLYKRLQNHYKFLLKTKVTKVEAKKDGLWVTFAGAESSKPQRFDRILSAVGRKPNGKLIGAEALGITVTEQGFIPVDKQLRTNIPHIFAIGDVVGNPMLAHKAAAEGRVAAEVIAGKKHFFEPRCIPSVAYTDPEIAWVGLTETVANADEKNKIPYEKAVFPWLASGRSLGQGRDEGLTKLLFDPKTQRILGAGIVGPNAGELIAEIALAIEMGCEAEDIALTIHPHPTLSETVMLASEIFEGTITDLYMPKKKTS; translated from the coding sequence ATGGCTGAGTTAGAAATTAAAAAAACCGAAGTACTCATATTGGGCAGTGGGCCAGGTGGTTATAGCGCTGCGTTTCGTGCAGCTGATTTAGGTAAAAAAGTTATATTAGTTGAACGAGAACCTACTTTAGGCGGTGTGTGTTTGAATGTTGGATGTATTCCCTCTAAAGCATTGTTACATGCTGCCAAAGTCATTGAAGATGCCAGTGCCATGGCAGAATATGGTGTGAGTTTTGGTAAGCCTAAAATTGATATTCAACAATTACGCACTTGGAAAGACAGCGTAGTAAAAAAATTAACCGGAGGTTTATCTCTATTAGCCAAGCAACGAAAAGTTGAATGTGTTTTTGGCGATGGAAAATTTACCGGAAAAAATGAACTAACGGTTGGAAAACAAAAAATTGTATTCGAGCAAGCCATCATTGCGGTGGGTTCGCAACCGATAAGCTTAGCTTTTTTACCCGAGGATCCGAGGATTATCGATTCTACCGGTGCACTCGAATTAAAAGAAGTTAAAGGTAATCTTTTAGTGTTAGGTGGCGGCATTATTGGCATGGAGATGGCTACGGTTTATCATGCATTGGGCAGTGATATTACGGTGGTAGAAGCAGGTGATATGATCATTAATGGCGCGGATAAAGATATCGTCATGCCTTTATATAAACGTCTACAAAACCATTATAAATTCTTATTAAAAACTAAAGTCACTAAAGTTGAAGCAAAAAAAGATGGATTATGGGTGACGTTTGCCGGAGCTGAAAGTTCTAAACCACAACGATTTGATCGAATTTTATCGGCTGTTGGTCGTAAACCGAATGGAAAACTCATTGGTGCTGAAGCCTTAGGTATCACCGTTACTGAACAAGGATTTATTCCAGTAGATAAACAATTGAGAACTAATATTCCACATATCTTTGCTATCGGTGATGTCGTTGGTAATCCTATGCTGGCGCATAAAGCAGCTGCTGAAGGGCGGGTTGCCGCTGAAGTAATAGCGGGTAAGAAACACTTTTTTGAACCACGTTGTATTCCTTCCGTAGCTTATACCGATCCGGAAATTGCCTGGGTTGGTTTAACGGAAACAGTTGCCAATGCCGATGAAAAAAACAAGATCCCTTATGAAAAAGCCGTTTTTCCTTGGCTTGCCAGTGGACGCTCTTTAGGACAAGGACGCGATGAAGGTCTGACTAAATTATTATTTGATCCGAAGACGCAGCGTATTTTGGGTGCGGGTATAGTGGGTCCCAATGCCGGTGAATTGATCGCTGAGATTGCACTCGCAATAGAAATGGGTTGCGAAGCTGAAGATATTGCTTTAACGATCCATCCACATCCAACGCTTTCTGAAACGGTGATGCTAGCCAGTGAAATCTTTGAAGGAACCATCACTGATTTGTATATGCCTAAGAAAAAAACCAGTTAA
- the aceE gene encoding pyruvate dehydrogenase (acetyl-transferring), homodimeric type, whose product MTQQTPCLDKDPLETKEWIDALLSVLKFEGADRAQFLIQQLINKARQRGLDLSACLHTPYVNTIPVELEPPFPGDEKLEKRIAALIRWNAVMMVLQAGKVSSELGGHIATYASAATLYEVGFNHFFHAANSEHGGDLLYIQGHSSPGIYARAFLEGRLTKEQLSHFRQEIGGEGLSSYPHPWLMPEFWQFPTVSMGLGPMQAIYQARFLKYLQNRGLLDNKDRKVWMFCGDGEMDEPESLGALCIAAREKLDNLIFVINCNLQRLDGPVRGNGKIIQELEGVFRGAGWNVNKVLWGSAWDPLFKKDKQGLLPQLMMETIDGEYQNFRAKDGAYIREHFFAKYPELKAMVADMSDEQLWLLKRGGHDIKKVYAAYKAAVEHQGQPTVILAKTIKGYGMGTAGEGQNITHQQKKMTQEQLLAFRDRFNLSMSDAEVENLSFYRPSENSPENKYLKQQRKKLGGYLPARRTHADESLAAPPLNNFENILLGSNGREISTTMIFVEILRHLLKDKTLGSRIVPIVPDESRTFGMEGLFRQIGIYSPVGQLYDPVDAGQLMYYREDKKGQLLEEGINEGGAFCSWMAAATSYSTNNLSMIPFYIYYSMFGYQRVGDFVWAAGDMQARGFILGATAGRTTLAGEGLQHQDGHNLLFFSVVPNCVAYDPCFGYELAVIIQDGLRRMMQDQENVFYYLTLMNENYAHPALSEANKEGIIKGMYLLSETKPSQRHVQLLGSGTILNEVIAAAELLQTDFGVTADIWSVTSFSELRKQALSVERHNLLHPNDPEQQSYVTQCLENRLGPVIAASDYIRLNADQIRGFIKAPYRVLGTDGYGRSDTREQLRQFFEVNRYYIVLASLHALMAEGLVSTTEIEQAFKKYAIDPKQPNPFTI is encoded by the coding sequence ATGACACAGCAAACTCCTTGCTTAGATAAGGATCCTCTTGAAACCAAAGAGTGGATAGATGCACTTTTATCTGTATTAAAGTTTGAAGGCGCAGATAGGGCACAATTTCTTATCCAACAGCTTATCAATAAGGCGCGTCAACGGGGTCTGGACCTAAGCGCTTGCTTACACACACCTTATGTGAATACGATTCCTGTCGAGTTGGAACCACCTTTTCCTGGCGATGAAAAATTAGAAAAACGTATTGCGGCATTAATTCGTTGGAATGCTGTGATGATGGTATTACAGGCGGGTAAGGTTTCTTCTGAACTAGGTGGTCATATAGCAACCTATGCCTCGGCGGCAACTTTGTATGAAGTGGGTTTCAATCATTTTTTTCATGCGGCCAATTCTGAACACGGCGGCGATTTATTATACATCCAAGGTCATTCCTCCCCAGGTATCTATGCACGCGCATTTTTAGAAGGACGCTTAACGAAAGAACAATTATCACATTTTCGTCAAGAAATCGGCGGAGAAGGTCTTTCTTCTTATCCCCACCCATGGCTGATGCCAGAATTTTGGCAATTTCCTACGGTTTCCATGGGTTTGGGGCCGATGCAGGCAATTTACCAAGCGCGTTTTTTAAAATATTTACAAAATCGTGGCTTATTGGATAACAAAGATAGAAAAGTCTGGATGTTTTGTGGTGATGGAGAAATGGATGAACCTGAATCGCTCGGTGCACTTTGTATTGCGGCGCGGGAAAAATTGGATAATCTCATTTTTGTTATTAATTGCAATTTACAACGACTGGATGGACCAGTACGTGGGAATGGCAAGATAATTCAAGAACTCGAAGGTGTATTTCGCGGCGCAGGCTGGAATGTTAACAAAGTTTTATGGGGTAGTGCTTGGGATCCTTTATTCAAAAAAGATAAACAAGGTTTGTTACCCCAGCTAATGATGGAAACCATTGATGGGGAATATCAAAATTTCCGTGCTAAAGATGGCGCTTACATACGTGAACATTTTTTTGCGAAATATCCAGAATTAAAAGCCATGGTTGCGGATATGAGCGATGAACAACTTTGGCTGCTAAAACGCGGTGGACATGATATTAAAAAAGTTTATGCGGCTTATAAAGCGGCAGTCGAACATCAAGGTCAACCTACGGTTATCTTAGCTAAAACCATCAAAGGTTATGGTATGGGCACCGCGGGTGAAGGTCAAAATATTACGCATCAACAGAAAAAGATGACACAAGAACAGCTACTTGCGTTTCGAGATCGTTTTAATCTCTCAATGAGTGATGCGGAGGTTGAAAATTTAAGTTTTTATCGTCCGAGTGAAAATAGTCCAGAAAATAAGTATTTAAAACAACAACGTAAAAAGTTGGGGGGGTATTTACCGGCGCGCCGTACGCATGCTGACGAAAGTTTAGCGGCACCCCCATTAAATAATTTTGAGAATATATTACTCGGTTCCAATGGACGAGAAATCTCTACGACGATGATATTTGTGGAAATTTTGCGTCATCTGTTAAAAGATAAAACCTTAGGTTCGCGTATCGTACCCATAGTACCTGATGAATCACGCACGTTTGGTATGGAAGGTTTATTTCGTCAGATTGGAATTTATTCTCCCGTAGGTCAACTTTATGATCCTGTCGACGCGGGTCAATTAATGTATTACCGTGAAGATAAAAAAGGCCAATTGTTAGAAGAAGGAATTAATGAAGGCGGCGCATTTTGTTCATGGATGGCAGCAGCCACTTCTTATAGTACGAATAATTTGAGCATGATTCCTTTTTATATTTATTATTCGATGTTTGGTTATCAACGAGTCGGTGATTTTGTTTGGGCTGCGGGTGATATGCAAGCACGTGGATTTATTTTAGGTGCAACAGCAGGCAGAACAACTTTAGCCGGCGAAGGTTTACAGCATCAAGATGGGCATAATCTGTTGTTTTTTTCAGTAGTACCTAACTGTGTTGCTTATGATCCGTGTTTTGGTTATGAACTTGCCGTCATTATTCAAGACGGTTTGCGCCGTATGATGCAAGATCAGGAAAATGTATTTTATTATCTGACTTTGATGAATGAAAACTATGCCCATCCCGCGTTAAGCGAAGCTAATAAGGAAGGCATCATTAAAGGAATGTATTTATTATCCGAAACTAAACCGAGTCAACGACATGTACAATTATTAGGTTCTGGTACGATATTAAATGAAGTGATTGCCGCTGCGGAGTTATTACAAACAGATTTTGGCGTGACCGCTGATATTTGGAGTGTAACGAGTTTTTCAGAATTACGTAAACAAGCGTTAAGTGTTGAGCGACATAATTTATTACATCCTAATGACCCCGAACAACAGAGCTATGTGACACAATGTTTAGAAAATCGATTAGGACCGGTGATTGCCGCAAGCGATTATATCCGCTTAAATGCCGATCAAATTCGTGGATTTATTAAAGCACCTTATAGGGTCTTAGGAACAGATGGTTATGGACGTAGTGATACGCGTGAGCAGTTACGACAATTTTTTGAAGTGAATCGTTATTATATTGTTCTAGCCAGCTTACATGCCTTGATGGCAGAAGGTTTAGTGAGTACGACCGAAATCGAACAGGCTTTTAAAAAGTATGCAATTGATCCTAAACAGCCAAATCCATTTACCATTTAA